GTAGTATCGCCGATTGCCCAGATTGCTGATGCCTCCCAGCAGGCGCACCGACCGGTTGAGCGTCCAGTCCGAGGCCAGGTCCACCACCGTGTAGGCGGGAATCCGCGCCGGCAGCCAGGTGCTGCCGCTGCCGTAGGACTGGTCGGAATCCTGCCAGTACTGCGCCGCGGAAGACACCGCGGTAAGGCTGAGCTTGACCCGCGGGTTGCGCCAGGTCACGCCGGTCTTGATCAGGTAGCGCGGCGAGAACGCCGGTACCTTGCCGACCTGGCCGGCAATGCTGCTGTGGACGAACCGGGCATTGAGCAGGCTGGCGTTGACGAAGGCTTCCAGGTGCTCGCCGCGCGCGGCGAGTGCGGTCGGTGCGAAGAAGTCGTAGTTCAGCTGGCCTTCGAGGCCGCGGTGACGGGTGTCGCCGGTGTTCACCTCGATCACGTCGACCGCGTTGAGATACTGCGTCTCGAGCCGGTTGCGGAAGTTGATCCAGAACAGGCTCACGTCGTAGTACAGGCCGGTCAGCGGCACGCCGTGCACGCCGGCTTCCCAGGCCAGCGACTTGGACAGCGCCGCCGCGTGGCCAGGCACCAGGTTGCTGAATGGCGAGGCGATGTCGAAGTAGCGCAGCGGGCGCCAGCCTTCGGAAACGTTGAGGTAGGTTTCGTTGCCGTGACCGAAGTCATTGCCGATGCCCAGGCCGAACAGCGGCACGCTGCGGGTGTCGGCTTCGTGGATCAGCGGACGCGACAGGAACGACGGCTTCACCGACTCGTCCACCGCAATGCGCTCGTGTTCCAGTCGCACCGACGGCACGATGTGGATCTCGTGCGGCAGGCGGAACACGTTCTCGGCGAACACCGAGGCGTAGTCGGACGAACGTGCCTGTACCAGTCGCGGCGTGCCGGTGCGGTTGCCGCGGTCGACGCTGAGGTCGGTGCTGGTCCACTGGCGGAACGGGTCGTCCCCGTGGAACAGTACGGCGCCCACGCTGAAGGCGTTGCCGTGGCCCCACGAATGACGCAGGCGCACGTCGGTGCCGATGGTGCGGAACTGCTCGTCCTGCAGCGTGGTGCTGCTCGGTGGCGGTGCCGACGGCAGCGAGGCGTTGGCGCTGCGGCTGCCCAGGTCCTGGTAGGTGAACCACAGCTTGGCGTCCAGGTGCCAGTCCTGGCCGAAGTCGCGCGAATGGCCCAGCACCAGCTGGTAGCGGTTGACCCAGTCGCGGTTGTAGGGCGTGGTGACGGTACGCGGGTCCCGCTGCCATTGCGTGTAGCTGAGCCGGCCGGGATCGCCGGACACCGCGCTGATCGCGTGCAGGTCCAGCCACCACAGTTGGCCCTTGGCGGGCTGGTAGCCCAGATACAGGTCGGCCTGGCGGTTCTGCGAGCCATCGTTCCTGCGGGTGCCGTCGCTGTGCACGTAGCCGGCATCGGCGCGGAAGGCCCAGTCGCCCTCGCTGCCCTCGATGTCGTTGTAGGTGGAGTACAAGCCGTGCTCACCGACGACCTGCTCGGTGGTGGCACGCAGCGGCGTGCCGGGCTTGGGCCGCTTCGACACCAGGTTGATCACCGGTGCCGGCTCGGGACCGTACAGCAGGCTGGAGCCGCCACGGATCAGCTGCACCTGCGACAGGCTCTGCGTCATCGGGAAGGCGTACAGCGTGGGGAAGCCGATCCAGTCGCCTTCCAGCGGAATGCCGTCCTGCATCACCAGCACGAATTCCGATTCCTGCGGGTTGCCGATGCCGCGGTAGCTGAGGTTGAACTGGGTCGGCGTCGGTTGCTCGGACACCAGTATTCCGGGGGTGCGTGCCAGCACCTGGTCGAGGTTGTTGCCGATCACCGTGGGCTGGCGGTCCAGGTGGGTGACCGTGGTTTTCTTGGTGACCGTGATCAGGGTGCCGTCGACTTCGGGCATCTGATGCACCAGCTTGGCCTTCACGTACTTGCGCCAGTCGTAGCCGCCGTGCACGTCGATACGGGGCAGGTCGGTGGCGTGGGTGGCGGTCGTGGAGTTGTCGGTGCTGGTGTGGGTGATGCTGCCGTCCTGTTGCGGCTGCGGCGATGCCATGGTGGCCAGGGGGAACAGGGCTGTCGCCAGCGCGGCGGGAAGAATCGATCGGCGCAGGGCCATCATGGGTGGTCCGGGGATATGGGGTGCAACCTCTCCTTATCGCCCATTGGCGGGGTCGTCGTCATATGCCATACGTCTAGGCGGCCATATTCGGTCGATCCGCATTCATGGGGTATGGTTGTTCGTAGGCCTGCCGGTTGCGCGTATCCCCAGGAGCAACATCATCCGCACCGGCACGGCATTTCCGCACCTCCACGCCTCAAGATCCAGGGGAAGCCAGTCTATGCGTTTGCGTCGTCTCGCCATGTTCACGCTCGGCATGTCTGCCGCGCTTGCCGCCCACGCGGCGGTATCGCCGTCGCTTTACCAGGGCCTGCACTGGCGCCTGATCGGTCCGTTCCGCGGTGGTCGCGTGCTTGCGGTCAGCGGTATTCCGGGCAACAACCGCGACTTCTACTTCGGTGCCGTCGACGGTGGTGTCTGGGCGACCCACGATGCCGGCCGCACCTGGCAGCCGATCTTCGACAAGGAGCCGGTGGGTTCGATCGGTGCGCTGGCGGTGGCGCCGTCCGATCCGAAGGTGATCTACGTGGGCACCGGCGAAGCCGATATGCGCTCGGACATCGCCCAGGGCAACGGCATGTACAAGTCGGTCGATGGCGGCAAGAGCTGGACCCACATCGGCCTCGACGACACCCACCACATCGGGCATATCCTGGTCGATCCGCACAATCCGAATGTGGTGTTCGTCGCCGCGCTTGGCCACGCCTATGGTCCGAATGCGCAACGCGGCGTGTTCCGCAGCACCGACGGCGGCAAGACCTGGACCAAGGTGCTGTTCAAGAACGACAACACCGGCGCGATCGACCTGACGTTCAAGCCCGGCGATCCGAACACCATCTATGCGGCGCTGTGGCAGACCCGCCGGCCGCCGTGGAATGTCTATCCGCCCTCCAATGGTCCGGGCAGCGGCCTGTACGTGTCGCACGACGGTGGCAGCCACTGGAGCCAGGTGACGGGCAACGGGTTCCCGGCAAACCCGGGGCGCATCGGCATCGCCACGGCGCCGAGTGATCCCGGCCGGGTCTATGCGCTGGTCGACGCGTCGAAGGGCGAGGGTGGTCTGTACCGCTCCGATGATGGCGGCGTGCACTGGCAACACGTGACCGGTGACCAGCGCATCTGGCAGCGTGGCTGGTATTTTTGCCACCTCACCGTCGACCCGAAGAACGCCAACCGCGTCTACGTGATGAACACCATCGTGTTGCGCTCCGATGACGGCGGCAAGCACTTCATCGCATTGAAGGGCGACCCCACCGGCGACGATTTCCACACCATGTGGATCGACCCGACCGACTCGAACCGGCAGATCCTGGGCGTCGACCAGGGCACCCTGATCACGCTCAACGGCGGCAAGACCTGGAGCAGCTGGTACAACCAGCCGACCGCGCAGATCTACCACGTCAGCACCGACAACCGCTTCCCGTACTGGGTCTATGGCGCGCAGCAGGACTCTGGCGCAGTGGCCCTGCCCAGCCGCACCAGTGACGGCGACGGCATCACCATGGAACAGTTCCACGAGATCCAGCCCGGCGGCGAGAGCGGCATGATCGCGCCCGATCCGGACGATCCGGACATCATCTACGGCGGCACCGTGGACAAGCTGGACCGGCATACCGGCCAGGTACGCGACGTCGATCCCACGCTGGCCTATCCCGCCGCGCACTATCGCGGCGCGTGGACCCTGCCGCTGACCTTCTCCAAGCGCGACACCAAGGTGCTGTACTTCGCCAACCAACGCCTGTTCCGCACGTCCGACGGTGGTGACCACTGGGCGCCGATCAGCCCCGACCTGACCCGCGAGGACGCCGGTGTGCCGTCCAATCTGGATCCGGTCACCGCGGCCGACGACAACCATGTCAGCAAGCGTCGAGGCGTGATCTACACCATCGAGCCCTCGCCGCTCAGCGCGAAGACGCTGTGGGTGGGTACCGATGATGGCCTGGTGTGGAAGACCGACGACAACGGTGCGCACTGGACCAACGTGACGCCGGCGGCCCTGACGCCGTGGTCGAAGGTCGGCGGCATCGAGCTGTCGCACTTCAGCGCGCAGGTGGCCTATCTGGCCATCGACCGTCACCGTCTCGGCGACGATGCGCCGTACATCTACCGCACCGAGGACGGCGGCAAGCACTGGACCCGGATCGACCACGGCATCCCGCACGGCAGCTTCGTCAACGTGGTACGCGAGGACCCGGTGCGCAAGGGCCTGCTGTATGCCGGTACCGAGAAGGGCGTGTATGTTTCCTTCGACGATGGCGCACAGTGGCAGCCGCTGCAGCAGAACCTGCCGGTCACCTCGGTGCGCGACATCGACGTGCACCAGAACGACCTGGTCATCGCCACCCATGGTCGCGGCTTCTGGATCATGGACGACGTCACCGCACTCCGGCAGATGAACGGCGTCGGCACGAATGCGGTCACCCTGTTCCGGCCGGCCACCGCGATCCGCGTGCGTCCGGCGGGCTTCACCGGTACGCCGATGCCCAAGGACGAGCCGATGGCGGCCAACCCGCCTGACGGCGCGATGATCGACTACGTTCTGCCCAAGGGCGTGAAGGGGCCGGTGACGCTGAGCATTCTCGATGCGCAGGGTCACATGGTGCGCAGCTACAGCAGCGCAACCAAGCCGCCGTCGCTCGACCCGGCCAAGCTCGCCTATGCGCCGGAATGGGTCCATGTGCCGATCCCGCTCTACACCACGCCCGGCATGCATCGTTTCGTGTGGGACCTGCGTTACGCGGCGATGGGCGAAGTGGGTATGCGCGGGCCCGCCAAGGACGGTGTGTGGGCTCCGCCGGGCGAGTACACCGTGGTGCTGCATGTGGATGGCCACAGCTATCGCCAGCCGCTGAAGCTCAAGCCGGATCCGCGGGTGAAGCTTTCGCAGGCCGCGTTCGTGCGTGAGTTCGAACTGGCCCGCAAGGTGGAAGCCGCACAGGCACAGGCGTCGCATGCCACCGGCGATGCCGGGCAGCTGGTCAAGGCACTGCTGGCGCGCCAGGCGCATGCCGATGCCGACACCCGCACCCGGATCACCGCACTGCTCGACAAGGTCTCGCTGCTGTCCGGCGTGCCGTTGCACGTCGACCCGCGCAACTCGATGGGCGCACCGCCGCAGCGCACTGACAGCCTGCGCGCGCTGTCGATCGACCTGTACAAATTGGGCATGGCTGTCGACGGTGCCGATGCCGATCCCAGCCCCGATGCACGTACTTCGTACGCCGAGCTGTCCAAGACCCTGGCCGCGACGCTGGGCGAATGGCAGGGCCTGAAGCAGCACGATCTCGCTGCACTCAATGCCTCGCTCAAGAGCAAGGGCGAAAAGCCGATCTCGCTCTGAAGTCAGGCATGTCCTGATCTGAGGTCTTTCGAACCCTCTCCCGTAACGGGAGAGGGTTTCGGGTATCGCTGGATCGCTGTTTGTCGGGTTGTTCGGCCGCTGGGATTTGAGGTTATGGGTAGAGCGGTTTCGACCGCCTGCCGGCGGTCGAGTCACTTTTCTCTGCATGGCCAGAGAAAAGTAAGGCGGTTTCTATGATCAAGTGCACCACCCCACGACAAGGTGATGCATGGGTCAGCACTATGGACATCTGAGCGCCGAAGAACGGGGCGCGATCATGGTCGGCAAGGCTCGGGGGGAGAGTGCCCGGCAGCTCGCCCTGATGCTGGGTCGCTCACCCAGCACGATTTCGCGGGAGCTGGCTCGCAATGGTCACCAGGAACCGTCCGTCCTGCCTCGGATGGGTCGGCCAAGGTTGAGCTACGACGCCAGTCGAGCCGGCCAACGCGCCCGGCGCCTGGCACGTAAGCCGCGGCGCGAGCGCAAATTGCGGCGGGACGGTCAGCTGTGGTGCCTCGTGCGCCGCTTGCTGGGCAAGGGCTGGTCACCTCAACAGGTGAGTCGCACACTGCGGCGTCATCACCCGGATGAGCGAGCCAAGCACGTGTCGCACGAGACGATCTACACCGCGATCTATGCCGCGCCACGCGGCGAACTGCGGCGGGGCCTGGTCGCACTTCTGCGGCAGCACAAATGTGCGCGTCGGCCGCGTGGTCAGGGTGCGAACCGGCGCGGCCGGATGCACGACTTGCCGAGCATTCATGATCGTCCACTCGAAGCCAATGAACGGCTGTTGCCCGGCCACTGGGAAGGCGACTTCATCAAAGGCGCCCGTAACCGATCCTCGGTGGGCGTACTGGTGGATCGTCGGACACGTTTCCTGAAGCTGGTGAAGATGGAGGGGTGTTCGGCGGAGGATGCGCTGAAAGGCTTCAGCCGCGCATTCCGGCCGCTGCCACCGGAACTGCGCCAGACGCTGACTTACGATCAGGGCAAGGAAATGGCGCTCTACCGGACGCTATCGGAGCGCACTGGATTAGCGATCTACTTCGCCGACCCACGTAGCCCTTGGCAACGCGGCATCTGCGAGAACACCAATGGCCTGCTGCGCCAATACCTGCCTAAAGGTACGGACTTGTCGGTCTACAGCCAGAAGCAGCTCGACGCGATCGCCCGACGCATGAACCTCCGGCCACGTGCCACTCTCGATTACCACTGCCCTGCAGAAATGTTCATCCGTGCCATGGGCAGAGATGATCTGGCCGATGCCATCGATGGTGCACTTCTAGATTGACACCGCCTAGCCTAAAGAGAGGCCACCCCAGGGCTGCGCTTGGTGGGCATGCTGTCCGCCAAGTCCGTGCGTCGTGGCCGGGCTTTTCGACCGGGCTCCTGCCCGGACGAAAAGGCGCTGCCGTCCCTGGCAACGTCCCTGCGCGGACTTGTCGACCCCGCCGCACCGCCGCCCAGGGACCCGAACGACAGCGCACTGCCGCAGCGACCCGAAACCATGCTGTCCCTTGCGACAAGCCCACACATCAAAAGACCACTCAACCAGACAACGCCACCGATTCCTGTCGCCGAAGCGCCCACGAACCCCAGATACGCGGCTCAGCCGCCCACCACCTCGACCCGAACCACCAACACGACCGTACCTTGTTGCCATGTCATCCGGCGATCATCACCCGGCAACCAGGCATCGCCCGCGTGCAGTTCGCCCTCGGCGCAAGCCAGCGTGCCGTGGGCGCAGTAGACCAGTGCGACCGTGGCGTCGACGACATGCGGGTCTGCATCGCGCCACACCTCGACGCTGCCGCGCACGGCGTGGCGGCGAAGCATCAGGTTGAAGTCGCGGGTGGCGCCGCCGGCCAGGGTCACGCTTACCTTGGCTTCGCCGGGGAAGGCGAAGGGTACGAACGGGGTGAGCAGCGCGTGCTGGCGTTCGTCGTCCAGGGTCATGATGAACCCGGCGCCATCGAGCAGCACGATGCAGCGGTCGACGCCGGGGAAGGTGGAGAACGGTGCCGCGCTGTCCACTTCGGCCACGCTGACCCGCCACTGGAAGCTGTCCATGTCGGCACCGGGCGGGCAGGTGGCAAGTTCACGGGTGCGTCCCTGCCCGTTCTTCCAGGGGGTGGCGGGGCGGTCGTGCGAGCGGATGATCATGGGCTTGGCCGGGTGTGCGCGAGGGTCGGGCTGGTTCTGGTCAGACGTGGTCGATCAGGCATGTTCGATCAGGCGCTCGAACGGCGGCAGCGCGCGCAGCATGCCGGCGCCGTAGCGCTTGGTGATCACACGGCGGTCCAGCAGCACGATGCGGCCGCTGTCGTCCTCGTTGCGGATCAGTCGGCCGCAGTACTGGATCAGCAGGCGGGTGGCCTCGGGCACGCTCACTTCCAGGAACGGGTTGCGTCCGCGTGATTCCAGCCACTCGGCGTAGGTGGCGCCGACCGGGTCGGTGGGCACCGCGAACGGCAGCTGGGTGATCACGACCGTCTCGCAAAGCTTGCCCGGCAGGTCCAGGCCTTCGCCGAAGCTGGCCAGGCCGAACAGGGTGCTGCCCTTGCCGCCCTCGACGTCGGCACGATGCTCGGCGATCAGCTGGGCCTTGCCCAGCGAGCCCTGCGCGCGCACCTTGCGCACCTTGTCGATCGGCAGTTTCTGCAGCACCCGGTCGAGCTTGGCGCGCGAGGTGAACAGCACCAGGTTGCCGGCGTTCCAGTCGAGGTGGGTATCCAGCCAGTCGCTGATCTCCTGCGCATGCTCTTCGCGCGCGTCCGGCATCGCACGCATCAGCGGCACTTCCAGGCGGGCCTGTGCGCCGAGGTCGAACGGCGAGGGCAGGCTGATCGTGATGGCCTCGTCCGGCAGGCCGACCGCATTGGCGAAGTTGCGGAAATTGCCGCCCGCGCTGAGCGTGGCCGAGGTCATCACCACCGCACTGGCGTTGCCCCACAGCACTTGCCGCAGCAGGCCGGCGGCGGATACCGACGAGGCATGACAGACCAGCTGCTGGTCGCCGGCCAGGCTGACCCAGCGCGCCATCGGTGGCGCGTCCTCGTGGTCGTCGTGGCTCCATGCGTGCCAGGTGCCGAGCTGGCGCCCGATGCGTTCCAGCGCCATGCCCAGCTCGCGCGACAGTGCTTCCTGGGTCGGGCCGCCGTCGCTCATTTCCACCACCGCGCGGCGCACCGCGACCAGCCAGCGCTGCACCTCGCCGGTCAGCAGGTTGAGCAGGCGCGCCTGTTCAACCCAGGCGTCGGGCAGCTGGCCCAGCGAGCCGCGATAGACGGGTTCGGCCTCGCCCGGATCGGGTATCCAGGCAAGACGGATGATCTTTTCCAGTTCCTCCAGCGCGTCGCTCAGTTCCTGCAGCCGGGCGTCGCCGGCGTCCAGCGCGAGCTTGCCCAGCACTTCCTTGTCGGTGAGCGAGTAGGCGGCATGCACCTGGCGTCCGAGCCGGCTGAGCTGGCGCACGGTGGCGGTCATGAACACTTCGGATGCGCCCCGGTCCACCGCCTTGCCCGGCACGTGGTGGCCCTCGTCGAACACGTACAGGGTTTCCTCTGGTTTGGGCAGGATCACGCCGCCGAAACCGTCCTGGCCGCTGGGCATGGTGAGGTCGGCCAGCACCAGGTCCTGGTTGGCAACCACGATGTCGGCATCGCCGATGGCACGGCGCGCGGCGAACAGCGGGCAGATCATGAAATGCGCGCAGCGGCGGCCGGTGCAGCCGCCCGAGGTGGTGGTGATCATCGGCCGCAGCAGGTCGCTCACCGGCGCCGGCGCACTGTCCATGTCGCCATCCCATTCGTTGCGGTCGAAGGCGGCGGCGAGCCGCGCCAGGGCCTGCTTGTCGCGCTCGGCGGGCGGCCTGGCCCACAGCGCCAGGTCGTTGTCGAGGCCCAGGCCGAGCTGGGCCGGTTCGTTCAGGCCGTTGGCCGCCATGTGCAGGTTGCGCAGGCACAGGTAACGGCCCATGCCCTTGGCCAGCGCGACCTTGGCCTCGATGCCGCTGAGTTTCAGGTAGAGCGGAATATCGCGCTCTACCAGCTGTTCCTGCAGGGCAACTGTAGCGGTGGCGATCAGCAGCTTTTTCTTGTGCGCCCGCGCCACCGCATGGCCGGCGAGCAGGTAGGCCATCGATTTGCCGGTGCCGGTGGGGGCCTCGATCACGGCGGCCCCGCCCTCCTGCGCGAGGGTCTTGGCGACCTCGGCGATCATCCGTCCCTGCGCGGCGCGGGGGCGGAAGCCGGGCAGGCCTTCCTTCAGACGGGTGTAGGTGGCGCGGATGGCGTCCTTGGTGGTGTCGGTCAGCATCGGGGCGTCAGGGCGGCCTGTTCAGCGGTTTCGCGTGCCGTCGGTCATGGAGCATGGCCGGCGGACAGGGCAAAAACATGGATTTCGCGCAGCTGCGCGGGAATCGGGTTATTTTAGCCGGGCCTGTACGAGCTGCGGCCGGGACATTCGGTTTTTCCCGGCGCGGCCGATAAGGCCAGGGACAAACGACATGGGAGGTGTCGTGGAACCGGGGGGACGTGCCGACCTTGGTTTCTATCATGGACGGATGCGTTGCGCAGGGGGGGCACGATCATGCGTGCCCGTGTGGGCACCGGGAAAGTCCAAGGTGCTTAGCGACGCAACACGGTTGGCCTGGTTGAGACGCCTGGTCGGAACGACCACGGTCGAGGCGGTGGACGATCTGCTTGTCTCCTATGCGCTGGAACAGGCTGGTTGCGTGTCCGCCGCGCTGGTGCGCCCGCAGCGCACGGACAGTGGCTGGAGCGTTGCCGGTTGTGCGATTCCGGCAGGGGCGCATCAGGTCGTGGTCGACCTGATGCAGCATGGCCAGAACCGGGAGTCCAGTGCGGATGCGCGTCATCAGGCGTTCCGCATGGGTGCGGACGGATCGCTGGTGATGGCGATGTCGTTCAGTTCTCCCCCGGCGGATGTCGAGCTCGAACAATCGATCCTGCCATGCCTCGAGCTGGCCGAGCAGCACCTGCAACAGGTGCGCATGCTGGTCGACCTGCATGCCTCGCACCGTCAACTGGCCCGTTCGGAAAGCCTGCAGCGCGCGCTTTTCACGATCTCCGATCTGTCCGGTTCGGAGCTGGACATGCCGGAGATGCTGCGCGGCATCCACGACATCCTGCGTTCGCTGATGTACGCGGAGAACTTCTACATCGTCCGCTGCGACCCGAGGCAGTCCACCCTGCACTTTCTCTACTACGCCGACACCGTTGACGAGACGTCACCGGTGATCGGACAGGAGATGGCCATGGATGCGATCCAGGGCAGTCTGACCTGGCACCTGATCACGCGCGGCAAGCCATTGATGGGCAGCGCCGAGGAGATCATCGCCCAGCTCGGCGGCTCGCTGAAGGCCCTGGGTCCCGAGAGTGCCGACTGGCTGGGCGTGCCGATGCTGCGCGACGGCGTCGTACATGGCGCGCTGGTCGTGCAGAGCTACCGGCAAGGCATCCGCTTTTCCGACGAGGACAGCACGCTGCTGATGTTCGTGGGCAGCCATATCCTGACCGCGCTGGAACGCAAGCAGAGCAAGCACGAGCTGGAGCAGCACGTGCGTGAACGCACCAGCGAACTGGCCCGGCTCAACCTTGGCCTGCGGCAGGAAGTGCAGGAGCGGCAGCGCGCGGTGCGCCTGCAGGAATCGCTGTTCCAGCTGGCCCGGCTGGCCACCAGCGACCTGGACGAGGATTCGTTCTACCAGCGTGTGCATGCGGTGGTTCGTAAACTGCTGAATGCCGAGAACTTCTTCATCTCGCTGCTGAGCAGCGACCGCCGCAGCCTGGAGTTGCCGTACTTCGTCGACAAGGGCGTGCGGCATCGCATGACCCGTCCGTTGGGGCGTGGCCTGAGCGAATACGTGCTCAGGCGCGGCGAAGCCTGGCTGGGTACCCGCGACGACATCAATGCGCTGCAGCGCAGTGGCGAAGTGGTGCCGCACCGGATCGGTGCGCCGTCGATGTCCTGGCTGGGCGTGCCCCTGCGCTTCGAGGACGAGGTCATCGGCCTGGTCGCAGTGCAGAGTTACGAGCAGGGCGCGAGCTATGGCGCGGCCGACAAGAACCTGCTGTCTTTCGTCGCCCTGCAGATCGCCCACAGCATCAATCGGCGCCGCAGCGCCGCGGCCCTGCAGGAAGCCAACATCCGGCTCGAGCATCGGGTGGAGGAGCGCACCCGCGAGCTGCGCGCCGAGATCTCGCGCCGCGAACGGATCCAGCAGCAGCTGCGACATCAGGTGATGCACGATCCGTTGACCGCATTGCCCAACCGCGGCTACCTGCGCGATCGGCTGGAACGTCTGCTGGCGGTGCTGAAGAGCGAGCCCGGGCGCTGCTGCGCATTGCTGTACATCGACGTCGACCGCTTCAAGATGATCAACGACAGCCTGGGTCACCTGGCCGGCGACGAGTTCCTCAAGGTGGTGGCCGAGCGCCTGCGCTACTGCGTGCGCGACCCGGATGTGGTGGCGCGCCTGTCCGGCGACGAGTTCGCGATCCTGCTGGAGGATATCGGCCCGCACCGCAACGTGGAGGAAGTGGCCAGTCGGGTGCTGCAAGTGATGAATCAGTCGATGCAGATCGCCGGGCGCGAAATCGAGCCGTCGGTGAGCATGGGTATCGCGGTCGGCGATGGCCACTACGGACATGCCGACGAACTGGTGCGCGATGCCGATATCGCGCTGTACCGGGCCAAGGAGCTTGGGCGTCGCCGCTACGTGGTGTTCGACCAGACCCTGGCGCGCAGTGCGCAGGACGTGTTCACCCTGGAAGGCGAGCTGCGTCACGCACTGCAGCGTGACGAATTCGAGCCGTACTTCCAACCGATCCGCCGCCTCGCCGACGGCCGGCTGATGGGCTACGAGGCGCTGCTGCGCTGGAATCATCCGTATCGCGGCATGCTCGCGCCGAATGATTTCCTACGGGTGGCGCAGGACACCGGTCACCTGGAGTCGATCGACTGGCGCTTGTTCAAGCGCGCCTTCCAGTCGTTCGGCAAGATGACATCCAGCGGCCTGTTCTTGTCCATCAATGTCTCGCCGCGACATCTGCGCAACGCGGATTTCGACCGTCGCCTGCTGGGGCTGCTCGAACGTGCCGGTTTTCCCGGGGCTGCACACCTAGTGGTCGAAGTGACCGAGGGCGCCCTGCTCGAAAGCGCCGGCAAGGTGCAGGCCACGCTGGGACGCCTGCATGACGCCGGCATCGATGCGGCGCTGGACGATTTCGGTACCGGCTATTCGTCGCTCAGCTACCTGCACACGCTGCCGCTGCGCAAACTGAAGATCGACCAGTCGTTCGTGCAGGCGTTGGGCGAGCAGGTGCCGGACAACAGCAGCATGGTGGTGGCGGCGATCCTGGCGCTCGGCCGTGCGCTGAACGTGGTGGTGATCGCCGAGGGCATCGAGACCGAGACCCAGCGGCGCATGCTGCTGGAAATGGGCTGCGAGTACGGCCAGGGTTATCTGCTGGGCCGTCCCGCGCCGGCGGAGGCGTGGTCGGTCAAGGCCGGTCAGCCGGCCTGAAGCATGTCGACGGCGCCCGGCCAGTCAGCTGGCCGGCTCGGCCGCGATCTGGCGCAGGGTCTGGGCAAAGACCTCGACCGGCTGGCCGCCCTGGATCAGATAGCGGTCGTTGACGATGATCGAAGGCACCGAGTGGATGCCCTGGTCCTGGTACAGGCGCTCGTCGGCGCGCACTTCGTCGGCATAGCGGTCGGTGGACAGTAGCTCGCGCGCAGCGGCGGCATCCAGCCCCGCCTGGGCGGCGACATCTGCCAGTACATCGTGTGAACCGATGTCGCGACCGTCGGTGAAATAGGCACGCAGCAGTGCATGCTTCAGCTCGCGCTGGCGACCTTGCAGGCCGGCCCAGTGCAGCAGGCGGTGCGCGTCGAAACTGTTGTAGGTGCGGGTGCGCCGGGCCGGGTCGAAGGTGAAGCCCAGTGCCGCGCCGCGCGCCACCAGCGCCTGCTCGTTCGCCTTGAACTGCTCGGCGCTGACGCCGTACTTGCGCGAGAGATGCTCGAACAGGTCCTCGCCTTCCGGGCCCAGTCCCGGATTCAGCTCGAACGGCTGGAAATGCAGGTCCGCT
This window of the Dyella sp. A6 genome carries:
- a CDS encoding DsbA family oxidoreductase; translated protein: MSSTTPTRLKIDFVSDVVCPWCAVGLNALERALAGLQGEVEADLHFQPFELNPGLGPEGEDLFEHLSRKYGVSAEQFKANEQALVARGAALGFTFDPARRTRTYNSFDAHRLLHWAGLQGRQRELKHALLRAYFTDGRDIGSHDVLADVAAQAGLDAAAARELLSTDRYADEVRADERLYQDQGIHSVPSIIVNDRYLIQGGQPVEVFAQTLRQIAAEPAS
- a CDS encoding EAL domain-containing protein, coding for MRRLVGTTTVEAVDDLLVSYALEQAGCVSAALVRPQRTDSGWSVAGCAIPAGAHQVVVDLMQHGQNRESSADARHQAFRMGADGSLVMAMSFSSPPADVELEQSILPCLELAEQHLQQVRMLVDLHASHRQLARSESLQRALFTISDLSGSELDMPEMLRGIHDILRSLMYAENFYIVRCDPRQSTLHFLYYADTVDETSPVIGQEMAMDAIQGSLTWHLITRGKPLMGSAEEIIAQLGGSLKALGPESADWLGVPMLRDGVVHGALVVQSYRQGIRFSDEDSTLLMFVGSHILTALERKQSKHELEQHVRERTSELARLNLGLRQEVQERQRAVRLQESLFQLARLATSDLDEDSFYQRVHAVVRKLLNAENFFISLLSSDRRSLELPYFVDKGVRHRMTRPLGRGLSEYVLRRGEAWLGTRDDINALQRSGEVVPHRIGAPSMSWLGVPLRFEDEVIGLVAVQSYEQGASYGAADKNLLSFVALQIAHSINRRRSAAALQEANIRLEHRVEERTRELRAEISRRERIQQQLRHQVMHDPLTALPNRGYLRDRLERLLAVLKSEPGRCCALLYIDVDRFKMINDSLGHLAGDEFLKVVAERLRYCVRDPDVVARLSGDEFAILLEDIGPHRNVEEVASRVLQVMNQSMQIAGREIEPSVSMGIAVGDGHYGHADELVRDADIALYRAKELGRRRYVVFDQTLARSAQDVFTLEGELRHALQRDEFEPYFQPIRRLADGRLMGYEALLRWNHPYRGMLAPNDFLRVAQDTGHLESIDWRLFKRAFQSFGKMTSSGLFLSINVSPRHLRNADFDRRLLGLLERAGFPGAAHLVVEVTEGALLESAGKVQATLGRLHDAGIDAALDDFGTGYSSLSYLHTLPLRKLKIDQSFVQALGEQVPDNSSMVVAAILALGRALNVVVIAEGIETETQRRMLLEMGCEYGQGYLLGRPAPAEAWSVKAGQPA
- the dinG gene encoding ATP-dependent DNA helicase DinG, whose translation is MLTDTTKDAIRATYTRLKEGLPGFRPRAAQGRMIAEVAKTLAQEGGAAVIEAPTGTGKSMAYLLAGHAVARAHKKKLLIATATVALQEQLVERDIPLYLKLSGIEAKVALAKGMGRYLCLRNLHMAANGLNEPAQLGLGLDNDLALWARPPAERDKQALARLAAAFDRNEWDGDMDSAPAPVSDLLRPMITTTSGGCTGRRCAHFMICPLFAARRAIGDADIVVANQDLVLADLTMPSGQDGFGGVILPKPEETLYVFDEGHHVPGKAVDRGASEVFMTATVRQLSRLGRQVHAAYSLTDKEVLGKLALDAGDARLQELSDALEELEKIIRLAWIPDPGEAEPVYRGSLGQLPDAWVEQARLLNLLTGEVQRWLVAVRRAVVEMSDGGPTQEALSRELGMALERIGRQLGTWHAWSHDDHEDAPPMARWVSLAGDQQLVCHASSVSAAGLLRQVLWGNASAVVMTSATLSAGGNFRNFANAVGLPDEAITISLPSPFDLGAQARLEVPLMRAMPDAREEHAQEISDWLDTHLDWNAGNLVLFTSRAKLDRVLQKLPIDKVRKVRAQGSLGKAQLIAEHRADVEGGKGSTLFGLASFGEGLDLPGKLCETVVITQLPFAVPTDPVGATYAEWLESRGRNPFLEVSVPEATRLLIQYCGRLIRNEDDSGRIVLLDRRVITKRYGAGMLRALPPFERLIEHA